A genomic window from Halorubrum lacusprofundi ATCC 49239 includes:
- a CDS encoding AAA family ATPase — translation MDVPEAAAACSRVVDEVGGAVVADREFLDRVTLGILARGHVLLEDVPGTGKTLSARSFAAALGLEFSRVQFTPDLLPSDVTGTNVFDEGDGSFAFSPGPIFANVVLADEINRAPPKTQAALLEAMEEGQVTVDGETHDLPDPFYVIATQNPVESEGAFPLPEAQLDRFTIKTAIGYPGDEGEVELLRRRAGRVEQAPTVERVLDPDAVAGLREVPERVRVDDDLLKYMASIARATREDRRVDVGVSPRGTQRLFETARAAAVVAGREFVTPDDVKRVAEPALAHRLVLTPDAAVNDTDKQDVIADVLDRIAVPTVDAAEA, via the coding sequence ATGGACGTCCCCGAAGCCGCGGCGGCCTGCTCTCGCGTCGTCGACGAGGTCGGTGGCGCGGTCGTGGCCGACCGCGAGTTCCTCGACCGCGTCACGCTCGGCATCCTCGCGCGCGGTCACGTCCTCTTAGAGGACGTGCCCGGCACCGGGAAAACCCTCTCGGCGCGATCGTTTGCGGCCGCGCTCGGCTTAGAGTTCTCGCGGGTCCAGTTCACCCCCGACCTCCTTCCCAGCGACGTGACCGGGACCAACGTGTTCGACGAGGGCGACGGCTCCTTCGCCTTCTCGCCCGGACCGATCTTCGCGAACGTCGTGCTCGCCGACGAGATCAACCGCGCGCCGCCGAAGACGCAGGCCGCCCTGTTGGAGGCGATGGAGGAGGGACAGGTGACCGTCGACGGGGAGACCCACGATCTCCCAGATCCCTTCTACGTCATCGCGACGCAGAACCCGGTCGAGAGCGAGGGGGCGTTCCCGCTTCCCGAGGCCCAACTCGACCGGTTCACGATCAAGACCGCGATCGGCTACCCCGGCGACGAGGGCGAGGTCGAACTGCTCCGACGGCGCGCGGGTCGCGTCGAGCAGGCGCCGACGGTCGAGCGCGTGCTCGATCCGGACGCCGTCGCCGGCCTCCGCGAGGTGCCGGAGAGGGTCCGCGTCGACGACGATCTGCTGAAGTACATGGCGTCAATCGCTCGCGCGACGCGAGAGGACCGGCGCGTCGATGTCGGGGTCTCCCCCCGCGGTACCCAGCGGCTCTTCGAGACGGCGCGGGCTGCCGCGGTCGTCGCCGGCCGCGAGTTCGTCACGCCCGACGACGTGAAACGCGTCGCGGAGCCGGCGCTCGCCCATCGGCTCGTGTTGACACCGGACGCCGCCGTCAACGACACCGACAAGCAAGACGTGATCGCCGACGTGCTCGATCGGATCGCGGTGCCGACGGTGGACGCGGCCGAGGCCTGA
- a CDS encoding alpha-amylase family protein, with amino-acid sequence MSDRDWYEDATIYSLDIKTFNDSDGDGWGDFRGAIERLDHLDDLGVDAVWIRPFYPSPLRDNGYDVADYRGVDERLGTLDDFREFADRAHERGIRVLTDLVFNHTSNEHEWFQRACEDPESEYHDYYLWTSHVDDAHNRQNIFPEYEDGVWSYDETADKHYFHQFYGHQPDLNVANPAVREELYDVLRFWLDQGADGFRIDAAHPMLLPKGHNASTLHDTDLDEPIDLFKRMREVVEAEQSDAVLLAEADDEPENLDYYFGDGEAFHLQFNFVMNAHLTYGVGVTDTWPLDRAEELLPDVSGVGGWVNFLRNHDEWNLLKLPQESFDHAREYFGDDAGNSWIFERGHRLRLADLYAGDHDRIAVAHSLLFSLPGSVALQSGDEIGMGADLSLPEREAVRTPMQWDDSANGGFSTANQDDCYNPVIDEGEYAYERINAAAQRDDPDSLLSRVRDLSAARDDCPAIARGSYSLPEPDHKETRVHRFDHGEGESETVLLCAHNLADGYREEVVGFDVDPDTVERVVGDGGYHVAEGGVTFLLDECDYVWLRGEKR; translated from the coding sequence ATGAGCGACCGGGACTGGTACGAAGACGCGACGATCTACTCGCTCGATATCAAGACGTTCAACGACAGCGACGGGGACGGGTGGGGGGACTTCCGTGGCGCGATCGAGCGGCTCGACCACCTCGACGACCTCGGCGTCGACGCCGTGTGGATCCGCCCGTTCTACCCCAGCCCGCTCCGGGACAACGGGTACGACGTGGCCGACTACCGCGGCGTCGACGAGCGGCTCGGCACCCTCGACGACTTCCGCGAGTTCGCGGACCGAGCCCACGAGCGCGGGATCCGCGTGCTCACCGATCTCGTGTTCAACCACACGTCGAACGAACACGAGTGGTTCCAACGGGCGTGCGAGGACCCCGAATCGGAGTACCACGACTACTACCTGTGGACGAGCCACGTCGACGACGCGCACAACCGACAGAACATCTTCCCCGAGTACGAGGACGGCGTCTGGTCGTACGACGAAACTGCCGACAAACACTACTTCCACCAGTTCTACGGCCACCAGCCCGACCTTAACGTCGCGAATCCCGCCGTCCGCGAGGAGCTGTACGACGTGCTCCGGTTTTGGCTTGATCAGGGCGCCGACGGGTTCCGGATCGACGCCGCTCACCCCATGCTGCTGCCGAAGGGTCACAACGCGTCGACGCTCCACGACACCGACCTCGACGAGCCCATCGACCTGTTCAAGCGGATGCGCGAGGTCGTCGAGGCGGAGCAGTCGGACGCGGTCTTACTCGCCGAGGCCGACGACGAGCCCGAGAACCTCGACTACTACTTCGGCGACGGAGAGGCGTTCCACCTCCAGTTCAACTTCGTGATGAACGCCCACCTCACGTACGGGGTCGGGGTGACGGACACGTGGCCGCTCGACCGCGCCGAGGAGCTCCTCCCGGACGTCTCCGGCGTGGGCGGGTGGGTGAACTTCCTGCGGAACCACGACGAGTGGAACCTGTTGAAGCTCCCGCAGGAGTCGTTCGATCACGCCCGCGAGTACTTCGGCGACGACGCCGGCAACTCGTGGATCTTCGAGCGCGGCCACCGGCTCCGGCTCGCAGACTTGTACGCCGGGGACCACGATCGGATCGCGGTGGCTCACAGCCTGCTGTTCTCCCTGCCGGGATCGGTCGCCCTCCAGTCCGGCGACGAGATCGGGATGGGCGCCGACCTCTCCTTACCCGAGCGCGAGGCCGTCCGCACCCCGATGCAGTGGGACGACTCGGCGAACGGCGGCTTCTCGACGGCCAACCAGGACGACTGTTACAACCCCGTTATCGACGAGGGCGAATACGCCTACGAGCGAATAAATGCCGCCGCACAGCGCGACGACCCCGACTCGCTGCTCTCTCGAGTCCGGGACCTCTCGGCGGCCCGCGATGACTGCCCGGCGATCGCTCGAGGTTCGTACTCACTCCCCGAGCCCGACCACAAGGAAACGCGCGTCCACCGGTTCGACCACGGGGAAGGCGAGTCCGAGACCGTCCTGCTCTGCGCGCACAACCTCGCGGACGGCTACCGCGAGGAGGTAGTCGGGTTCGACGTCGACCCCGACACGGTCGAACGCGTCGTCGGCGACGGCGGCTATCACGTCGCTGAGGGCGGCGTCACCTTCTTGCTCGACGAGTGCGATTACGTCTGGCTGCGCGGCGAGAAGCGGTAG
- a CDS encoding (R)-citramalate synthase, whose product MTRTQLTTLDEVQLLDTTLRDGEQMPGVSLTPAEKVDIARELDAAGMHLIEAGSACTSEGEREAIRRVADEGLDATVTSFARGVKADIDHALDCGVDGINLVVPASDKHVETKVGSTRDDVVETTVELVEYATDHGLWVEVLGEDGSRADLDYLERLLGAGLDAGADRICYCDTVGAADPERTAAVVSRLADRGPTSLHTHDDLGFGVANVHAGLKAGADTVHGTVMGVGERAGNVALEEVAIALDQSYDIDTVELERLYRLCRTVSEATGVALPPNKAVCGANAFAHESGIHTDGTLKDGTMYEPYPPETVGRERRLVLGKHAGRAGVKAALAEHDVAVDNDELSEVVGRVKELGDRGKRVTDADLLAITEDVQGRERDRHVELVDLSATSGGNLPTASVRLRIGDNERVASGTGSGPVDAGLEAVRAALAGDSAGEGVSFELDSYHVDAITGGTDAVVTVEVDLSRGDRSVSVSATDADITRASVVAMVDGLDRLLSAAAKDGSVPDVASLADD is encoded by the coding sequence TTGACCCGAACACAACTCACCACACTCGACGAGGTACAGCTGTTAGACACGACGCTCCGCGACGGCGAGCAGATGCCGGGCGTCTCGCTGACGCCGGCCGAGAAGGTCGACATCGCCCGCGAGCTCGACGCGGCCGGGATGCACCTGATCGAAGCTGGTTCGGCGTGCACCTCCGAGGGCGAACGCGAGGCCATCCGCCGGGTGGCCGATGAGGGGCTCGACGCGACCGTGACGAGCTTCGCCCGCGGCGTGAAAGCCGACATCGACCACGCGCTCGACTGCGGCGTCGACGGGATCAACCTCGTCGTCCCCGCCTCGGACAAACACGTCGAGACGAAGGTGGGATCGACCCGCGACGACGTGGTCGAGACGACCGTCGAGCTCGTCGAGTACGCCACGGACCACGGGCTGTGGGTCGAGGTGCTCGGCGAGGACGGCTCGCGCGCCGACCTCGACTACCTCGAACGCCTGCTCGGCGCCGGCCTCGACGCCGGTGCAGACCGAATCTGCTACTGCGACACCGTCGGTGCGGCCGACCCGGAGCGCACCGCGGCGGTCGTCTCCCGGCTCGCCGACCGCGGCCCGACGAGCCTCCATACCCACGACGATCTCGGTTTCGGCGTGGCGAACGTCCACGCGGGCCTGAAGGCGGGCGCCGACACCGTCCACGGAACCGTGATGGGCGTCGGCGAGCGCGCTGGCAACGTCGCGTTGGAGGAGGTCGCCATCGCGCTCGATCAGTCGTACGATATCGACACCGTCGAGCTGGAGCGGCTCTATCGGCTCTGCCGGACGGTCTCGGAGGCGACCGGCGTCGCGCTCCCGCCGAACAAGGCGGTCTGTGGCGCCAACGCCTTCGCCCACGAATCCGGGATCCATACCGATGGGACGCTAAAAGACGGAACGATGTACGAGCCGTACCCGCCTGAAACGGTGGGACGGGAACGGCGGCTCGTCCTCGGCAAACACGCCGGGCGTGCAGGGGTCAAAGCGGCCCTCGCCGAGCACGATGTGGCGGTCGATAACGACGAGCTAAGCGAAGTCGTGGGCCGGGTGAAAGAGCTCGGCGATCGCGGGAAGCGCGTCACCGACGCCGACCTCCTCGCGATCACCGAGGACGTGCAGGGCCGCGAGCGCGACCGACACGTCGAACTCGTCGACCTGTCGGCAACCTCCGGCGGGAACCTCCCGACGGCCTCAGTCCGGCTTCGCATCGGCGACAACGAGCGCGTCGCCTCCGGCACCGGGTCCGGTCCCGTCGACGCCGGACTGGAGGCGGTCCGGGCCGCGCTGGCGGGTGATTCCGCCGGCGAAGGCGTCTCCTTCGAACTCGACTCGTATCACGTCGACGCGATCACGGGCGGGACCGACGCGGTCGTCACCGTCGAGGTCGACCTCTCGCGGGGAGACCGATCCGTCTCTGTCTCCGCGACCGACGCCGACATCACCCGCGCCAGCGTCGTCGCGATGGTCGACGGGCTCGACCGCCTGCTCTCGGCCGCCGCCAAGGACGGGTCGGTGCCGGACGTGGCCTCGCTCGCCGACGATTGA
- a CDS encoding cupin domain-containing protein: protein MRKAAIDDVDVVTNPMGVHDVRKPVSRVLDTEHVAMNYFELAPGDAFSGGLHTHGDQEEVFYVLSGTATFEVGRERERVDVGAGELIRFAPGEFQSGFVREDADEDVVAWAFGAPGARHDWDQIESLIECRECGEERTHATEMTDEGRFRFTCSECGTSFSP, encoded by the coding sequence ATGCGGAAAGCCGCGATCGACGATGTCGACGTCGTCACGAATCCGATGGGTGTCCACGACGTGCGAAAGCCGGTTTCGCGCGTCCTCGACACCGAACACGTCGCGATGAACTACTTCGAACTCGCCCCGGGAGATGCATTCTCGGGCGGACTCCACACGCACGGCGACCAAGAGGAGGTGTTCTACGTGCTCTCGGGAACCGCCACCTTTGAGGTAGGTCGAGAGCGCGAGCGAGTCGACGTGGGAGCCGGCGAACTGATACGGTTTGCGCCGGGCGAGTTCCAGTCCGGCTTCGTGCGCGAAGACGCCGACGAGGATGTCGTCGCGTGGGCGTTCGGCGCGCCCGGCGCGCGTCACGACTGGGACCAGATCGAGTCGCTGATCGAGTGTCGCGAGTGCGGCGAGGAGCGTACACACGCGACCGAAATGACCGACGAGGGGCGATTCCGGTTCACCTGCTCCGAGTGCGGGACCTCCTTCTCGCCGTAG
- a CDS encoding CRISPR-associated protein Cas4 — MIPFSDLARAAYCPRQLYYARRADDRNVPGEARARIDLAFRYPTLVDASDATLRRLPIRRSPAAYRRNLSRLRERADYERLTDPEHERVFRSGKDCHGTVHKVFAAGTDSDPPVPTVVSPGEPPENGVWESQAVRAVAVAKAVAWEREREVPRALIEYPSVGTVREVQLTTRKKAAYRRALRAVHAIDGPPSRVDDDRCSACDYRDRCGTGRRSFRSLLG, encoded by the coding sequence GTGATCCCCTTCAGCGACCTCGCCCGCGCCGCTTACTGCCCGCGACAGCTCTACTACGCGCGCCGCGCCGACGATCGAAATGTTCCCGGCGAGGCGCGCGCCCGGATCGACCTCGCCTTTCGGTATCCGACGCTTGTCGATGCGTCGGACGCGACGCTCCGGCGACTGCCGATCCGCCGGTCGCCCGCCGCGTACCGCCGGAACCTCTCGCGGCTCCGCGAGCGCGCCGACTACGAGCGGCTCACCGATCCCGAACACGAGCGCGTCTTCCGATCGGGGAAGGACTGCCACGGGACGGTCCACAAGGTGTTCGCGGCTGGAACGGACTCCGACCCTCCGGTCCCCACCGTCGTCTCACCGGGCGAACCGCCTGAGAACGGCGTCTGGGAGTCGCAGGCGGTCAGGGCCGTCGCCGTCGCCAAGGCGGTCGCATGGGAGCGCGAGCGTGAGGTACCGCGCGCGCTCATCGAGTACCCGAGCGTCGGTACCGTTCGCGAGGTCCAGCTCACGACTCGGAAGAAGGCCGCCTACCGGCGGGCGCTGCGGGCTGTTCACGCGATCGACGGCCCACCGTCGCGCGTCGACGACGATCGGTGCTCCGCCTGCGACTACCGGGATCGGTGCGGGACCGGGCGGCGGTCGTTTCGGTCGCTGCTGGGGTGA
- the mfnA gene encoding tyrosine decarboxylase MfnA produces MQQPEPQSFDRVLSSMCTEPHPAAREAAERFLATNPGDPATYEAVASLEERAIELLATLAEHPTPTDAAGYVTSGGTEANVQAVRSARNRHDASDVNVVVPESGHFSFHKAAELLDVELRTVPVDDDFRTRTDAVSAAVDDATALVVGVAGTTEYGRVDPIPELTRIAHETGARMHVDAAWGGFVLPFTDGEWSFDDAAVDTLTIDPHKFGQAAVPAGGLLARDAAALDALAVDTPYLETRSQATLTGTRSGAGVAGAVAAMEALWPDGYRDAVERATANAEWLASALAERGYEVVDPELPLVAAALPRSEFDALREAGWKVSRTSHGELRVVCMPHVTREALRAFVADLDRIRE; encoded by the coding sequence ATGCAGCAGCCCGAGCCGCAATCGTTCGACCGGGTGCTCTCCTCGATGTGCACCGAGCCGCATCCCGCGGCCCGAGAAGCGGCGGAGCGATTTCTCGCGACGAATCCGGGCGACCCGGCCACGTACGAGGCGGTCGCGTCGTTGGAGGAGCGCGCGATCGAACTGCTCGCGACGCTCGCAGAACACCCGACACCGACCGACGCTGCGGGCTATGTCACCTCCGGCGGCACGGAGGCGAACGTACAGGCGGTCCGGTCCGCGCGGAACCGCCACGACGCGAGCGACGTGAACGTCGTCGTCCCCGAGAGCGGCCACTTCTCCTTTCATAAGGCGGCGGAGCTACTCGACGTAGAACTCCGGACGGTGCCCGTCGACGACGACTTCCGGACCAGAACCGATGCCGTCTCGGCAGCTGTCGATGACGCGACCGCACTGGTCGTCGGTGTCGCCGGAACCACGGAGTACGGACGGGTGGACCCGATTCCGGAGCTGACACGGATCGCACACGAGACTGGTGCGCGGATGCACGTCGACGCGGCGTGGGGCGGGTTCGTGCTCCCCTTTACCGACGGCGAGTGGTCGTTCGACGACGCCGCCGTCGACACGCTGACGATCGACCCGCACAAGTTCGGGCAGGCGGCGGTGCCGGCCGGCGGACTCCTCGCCCGCGACGCCGCGGCGCTGGACGCGCTCGCAGTCGACACGCCCTACCTGGAGACGCGGTCGCAGGCGACGCTGACGGGCACGCGGAGCGGCGCGGGCGTCGCCGGGGCGGTCGCCGCGATGGAAGCGCTGTGGCCGGACGGCTACCGCGACGCGGTCGAGCGCGCGACCGCCAACGCCGAGTGGCTCGCGTCGGCGCTCGCAGAGCGCGGGTACGAGGTGGTCGACCCGGAACTGCCGCTCGTCGCCGCGGCGCTCCCCAGGTCCGAGTTCGACGCGCTACGGGAGGCGGGCTGGAAGGTCTCGCGGACGAGCCACGGCGAGTTGCGCGTCGTCTGTATGCCCCACGTGACTCGGGAGGCGCTCCGGGCGTTCGTGGCAGACCTCGATCGAATCCGGGAGTGA